A stretch of DNA from Cryptomeria japonica chromosome 4, Sugi_1.0, whole genome shotgun sequence:
CAAAAACACATCTCTCTTCTTCTGTAGATTTTTCATGGCAAACACTATTCCATTTGGATCAATCCACTTGAGTACAGGCAGGTAGTAGCAGATATCGAATGCTCCAGCTAACAAGGCGCCTTCTTTTACCATCTGCTTAAAGTGCTGCGCTTCTTTGAAATCCTCTGGACAGAGATCTGGCGAGAATCTCTTGCCGGCAACCATTCGCACAATAATATTAAATGTGAGATCTGAAAGCTTCGACTTGATGTTCACTGGATTGATGTCTCGTTGCGAACTCTCGAACAGCGAACGGATGAGAATGGAAATTTCTTCTGTACGGACGTTCTTGAAGGACTCGATTCTATTTGCCGTAAAGAGCTGGAGGCTGCAAATTTTTCTGATGTTTCGCCAGTAGGAGCCGTAAGGGGCCAAGCTGAACATTTTGAAGTCATACCCAGTATGCTTTCCTGCAGACATAAGTGGGCGAGAAGCAAAGGCTTTGTCATTTGTTGTAAAGCATTCTTTTGCAAGATCTGAAGAACTGATGAGCAAAACTCGGTGAATGCCAAGTCGGAGTTCCATAATGGGCCCATAGCGCTCTGAGAGGGAGGATAGAATCGTGTGAATGGGTTGTTTGCTTCCACTTAGCAGAGGAATATGCCCAAATAATGGCCACGATGGAGGCTGCGGTGGCTTTGCCTTTGTGGTCTTATTAGTGCTGCGTTTGAGAAAGTTTGCAATTAGCCATATCGAAGCCAGTGCTACAGCAAGAACAATACTGAAAGCTTCTTCTAACGCCATGGCTGAAACCCTACCCTCCACAAGGCACGCTTAAACCTTTAATAGATAACGCTTAGCTCGTTCCATACATGTAATCTTATAGATCAAGCAAATACTTGTCATAATTTAATGCATTCCATTAAAATACTGGTTTTTGACAACATTTAAAACAGTGAATAGGGCAAGACATATAAACAACTGTACGTGAATGGTCTTAGAGATTCAAGAGTGCGTCCaattttttcaacatttttgaGTTTTTTAATACAAAATAAGTGATTAGTAAGAAATTGGTAGTGTTTTTGGATTATTACTGAGTGGCTGCCATTTTATGAGGATTGAAGGGTATGAATATGTCATCCATGAGGTCACAGAATAGTCATATTTCAATATTTTCAGTTATTATTGTTGCATTATTATTGAaggttttattttgatctttatagTAACCATCACTTTTCATTCCTTTTTGACACttgtaattttttttggaaaagactACCTTTCCTAAAATAAAATGGTTAAACTTGGAAAAAACAAATTACCTTTCTATTGAGTTTCATGTTCAGTCTTTGATATATATTATAATAACTATGAAAGGAAGCCAATGCCAATAATTGTTTCCTAGATTGTAATGTTAATGAACTATATCATCATAAATTATAACCCTATACAATTTTCATCATCACTTAGGCCTCACTCTACAATCCAGGCATTTTGAGCCTTGTAGCTCTTTTATTTTTGTCACACCATCTTTTATTCCCAAACTTCACCTTTCATCCTAGTTTGTGGTCCCTTGTGCAACCCTAATTGGTCAAACAAGGGCACCCTAGACACAATTATTCTTAGGATAGTGGAGCCCTAGGTGCCATTTTATTGACATAAGGGGTGCAATTTTGGTCTCCACCATGGTCATAAaatatggacattggttcccttCCTCTGCcaacttgtttcaaaatttcaaacatgTTTGATGTAGTGGGGTATAAAAGCAAGCCTTACTCCCTCATTTGAGAATATCTTCCTTAAGTTGACCATTCAATTTCTCAAGAGCAAGATTCAAATTCAAGTAAGCAAGCAACCAAGAATTTTCaagacattgaagaagagttcaagtttcagattcaagcattcaagatgatgacatccatgatcaagatTCTGTGAAGATATTCTATATCCTACAAGACATCATCAACATTGCATGAAGACTTCAAAGCAAGACTTATCAAGGTGAAACATTTCATTTAAGATCTAGACTCTTCCCTTGAAAGGAATGCTTTACATTTTCAAttacatttcaaattcaattttagtTATAAGGTTAAGTCcaacccaaggtttgacttaggtaaaccatTATTCCCAATGACTTTCATCTCTTTCTATGTGAAAGTGTCAAATCCAAGAACTATAAATTTAGAATTAGACATACTAGCAGAGACAATCCGATCTAGCTTTTGTAGGCATAGAAAATAGACGACAAATTTTATTTTAGATATTCATGTGATATATTCACTTGAAGCTACTTTTTATTGAGTTTTTAGGCCCGATTTCCAATCATAAGTTCTATTCATTTTTCTCTTCTTAGAGCTATGATTACAACTTCATATTTGATCTACAATCACCTGTCCATATGCATTTAGGCCAATTTTCTATATTTATCTCTAGATGTAGCACTCATTTTCATATTTTATTACCTAATTAAAACTCCAACACAAAAGAGGAGTGAAGCCAATCAACATTAAACCCTTTTCACACAAACGAGGTTGAACCAATTGACTTAATCTCCTCTTGAATGTAATGTTGTTGAAATAGTTCGAGTTTGCATGCCTAAACATTAAaatcctatttcccttcattacattttggtgaaactcacatagttcttgcattaattttaatttttcatttaagatctgatttgtatgcatcTAATTCTATTAAATTTGCAATAATTTGTGAATTACATTATTTATGCATaagaattacataaatttaatggtCTAATTCACAAAATCCCTTAGTTTTTACATAAACCCGATTTTAGGGTTGCATAATTTATGATTTATATGCTTATATTTGATTGTTATTGCATGGTGTTttcatatttacatatattta
This window harbors:
- the LOC131053004 gene encoding xanthotoxin 5-hydroxylase CYP82C2, whose product is MALEEAFSIVLAVALASIWLIANFLKRSTNKTTKAKPPQPPSWPLFGHIPLLSGSKQPIHTILSSLSERYGPIMELRLGIHRVLLISSSDLAKECFTTNDKAFASRPLMSAGKHTGYDFKMFSLAPYGSYWRNIRKICSLQLFTANRIESFKNVRTEEISILIRSLFESSQRDINPVNIKSKLSDLTFNIIVRMVAGKRFSPDLCPEDFKEAQHFKQMVKEGALLAGAFDICYYLPVLKWIDPNGIVFAMKNLQKKRDVFLEKLLQDHREKRRERARDFIDVLISAVDNHEIQSDNNDDVVKANALTLINAGTETSSLTIEWALSALMKDPDSMRKAQQELDTHVGRDRLMEESDIPKLKYLQAIVKETLRLHPASPLMLPHESSEACSVGGYHVPAGTQLLVNIWAIHRDAAVWDRPMEFIPERFVKSDKEIDVKGQDFELIPFGSGRRKCPGMPLALIVISHTLGRLLQSFEWFCPEGSEIDMTEGLGLSTPKSVPLEAIIKPRLPLHLY